In Microbacterium maritypicum, the following are encoded in one genomic region:
- a CDS encoding type II toxin-antitoxin system VapC family toxin produces MILLDTNVLIRLDAVRLPPADVALSAIAYSELQLGVERATDPVLRRRRRNELMRLSALLEADWLPFDQAAADGYARLASRVILNRPAHARSKDIMLAGHAYALGAAVLTFNPKDFELVSDEVEIIVPELR; encoded by the coding sequence GTGATCCTTCTTGACACGAACGTCCTCATCCGGCTCGATGCCGTCCGATTGCCGCCGGCTGACGTGGCGCTCAGTGCAATCGCGTACTCCGAGCTGCAACTCGGAGTCGAGCGGGCGACAGATCCGGTTCTCCGTCGCCGTCGACGCAACGAACTGATGCGGTTGTCGGCACTGCTCGAAGCCGACTGGCTTCCGTTCGATCAAGCCGCCGCCGATGGCTACGCGCGCCTCGCGTCACGGGTGATCCTGAACCGTCCCGCCCACGCCCGGAGTAAGGACATCATGCTGGCCGGTCACGCCTACGCGCTCGGCGCCGCTGTCCTCACGTTCAACCCGAAGGACTTCGAACTCGTGTCCGACGAGGTCGAGATCATCGTCCCCGAACTGCGCTGA
- a CDS encoding CCA tRNA nucleotidyltransferase gives MLNMADGLARLGALAENPVVRTLSTAFADAGFDLAVVGGPVRDALLGRATHDLDFTTNAAPDEILAIVTPISTAQWDIGRAFGTIGARVQGEQVEITTYRADSYDGVTRKPTVEFGDTIDGDLVRRDFTVNSMALQVPAVKLVDPTGGVEDLIAGILRTPADPRISFGDDPLRMLRAARFSAQLGFRVEEATAEAIAELRETLKIVSPERIQSELVRLMQTDDPVRGIRVLVDTGLIDEFLPEVTELRLEVDEHHHHKDVYEHSLTVLSQAIELEHSRHPGAAPDVPLRLAALLHDIGKPRTRKLEPGGVVTFHHHDVVGSRMARKRLQSLRFDTDTTDAVATLIELHLRFFGYAEGTWTDAAVRRYVRDAGDLLERLHILTRADVTTRNKRKAGRLASAYDDIESRIAALREQEELDSIRPEIDGNRIQQVLGIAPGREVGEAYRFLLDLRLDEGVLGPDVVEQRLREWWAARG, from the coding sequence ATGCTCAACATGGCTGACGGCCTCGCCCGTCTCGGTGCGCTCGCCGAGAACCCGGTCGTCCGCACCCTCTCGACGGCGTTCGCGGATGCCGGCTTCGACCTGGCTGTGGTCGGTGGCCCGGTGCGCGATGCGCTGCTGGGTCGGGCGACGCACGACCTCGACTTCACGACGAACGCCGCGCCCGACGAGATCCTCGCCATCGTCACGCCGATCTCGACCGCGCAGTGGGACATCGGGCGCGCGTTCGGCACGATCGGCGCGCGCGTGCAGGGCGAGCAGGTCGAGATCACGACCTATCGTGCCGACAGCTACGACGGCGTGACCCGCAAGCCCACGGTCGAGTTCGGCGACACGATCGACGGCGACCTCGTGCGCCGCGACTTCACCGTCAACTCCATGGCGCTCCAGGTGCCCGCCGTGAAGCTGGTCGATCCGACCGGCGGCGTGGAAGACCTCATCGCCGGCATCCTGCGTACCCCGGCCGACCCGCGGATCTCGTTCGGCGACGACCCGCTGCGGATGCTGCGTGCGGCCCGCTTCAGCGCCCAGCTCGGATTCCGGGTCGAGGAGGCCACGGCCGAGGCGATCGCCGAACTGCGCGAGACCCTCAAGATCGTGAGCCCGGAGCGCATCCAGTCCGAACTCGTGCGCCTCATGCAGACCGACGATCCGGTGCGCGGCATCCGGGTGCTGGTCGACACCGGCCTGATCGACGAGTTCCTCCCCGAGGTCACCGAACTGCGCCTCGAGGTCGACGAGCACCACCACCACAAAGACGTCTACGAGCACTCCCTCACCGTGCTCAGCCAGGCGATCGAGCTCGAGCACTCCCGGCATCCGGGCGCCGCCCCCGATGTGCCGCTGCGCCTCGCCGCGCTGCTGCACGACATCGGCAAGCCGCGCACGCGCAAGCTCGAGCCCGGTGGCGTGGTGACGTTCCACCACCACGACGTCGTCGGCTCGCGCATGGCTCGCAAGCGCCTGCAGTCCCTGCGGTTCGACACCGACACGACCGATGCCGTCGCCACGCTGATCGAGCTGCATCTGCGCTTCTTCGGTTACGCCGAGGGCACCTGGACGGATGCCGCAGTGCGGCGGTACGTGCGCGACGCGGGTGACCTGCTGGAGCGCCTGCACATCCTCACCCGCGCCGATGTGACCACGCGCAACAAGCGCAAGGCCGGACGCCTGGCCAGCGCGTACGACGACATCGAATCGCGCATCGCAGCGCTGCGCGAGCAGGAGGAGCTCGACTCCATCCGTCCGGAGATCGACGGCAACCGCATCCAGCAGGTGCTCGGCATCGCGCCAGGCCGTGAGGTGGGCGAGGCGTACCGGTTCCTGCTCGATCTGCGGTTGGACGAGGGCGTGCTGGGTCCCGATGTCGTCGAGCAGCGGCTGCGCGAGTGGTGGGCCGCGCGGGGCTGA